The sequence below is a genomic window from Sorangiineae bacterium MSr12523.
GACGCGCCTAAACTCCATTCACTCGTCGTTCACGTTCTCAAACTTGCACCCTACCTCATCCCGGATTTCTCGATTCCGACAGTCGTTTCACCCTCGGAGGTACAGTCGTCGGGCTTTTGGATCAAGCCGAAGACGACAACGAGTGGGTTGCATTTCGATCACCAGAACGGTCTGCTCGGTGTCGTGCGTGGGCGCAAACGGATCTTGATGTTCTCGCCCGACCAGGTCGAGCAGATGTATCCGTGCCCAATTCGCGAACTCGAAGACGAGATGAAGCGAAATTGGAGCTCGATCCGCAACGTCTTCAACCCCGACTACGAAAGATTCCCTCGCCTCGCAGAAGCGATCTGCCACGAGGTGATCCTCGATGAGGGTGAGATGCTCTTCATCCCGAAGTTTTGGTGGCACGCCGTCGAGCACGTCGTCGATATGACGATTAGCGTAAATTTCTTTCTTCGGGTCACGGAGAGCGATTCCTTTCCGCTCTTCTATCGAGACCGCGTCTTCATCGAGCGACTTCTCGCGGCCGTTTAGGTCGCAAGGGATGGACCCATGTATGCAATCCGCCGCATCACTTCGTCGCTAGACTTCCGGCTAGAGGGCGCGCCCTCCGTGGAGGCGTCGCTGACCGACCGACTCGAGCGCAAGAGAACCCGTTACGAGTGGTGCTTCGTCCTCACGCGCCGAGATATCGACATCGGGCGAGTCGGATTCCAAGTCGAAGATACGTGTCCAGCAGCGTTCCTCGGCGACTTACCTGCGCGCGAAGCTTTTGCTTTCGGGCTATGGCTACCCTGGGACGCCCCCGACTACGTCGAGGCGGGACGATTCTTGATCAAGGAAGCCATTGACACCATCCGGCACGACATACCTGAGGCCCCCCAGATGGTCGTCAATCGCGAAACAAGCGCTCATCCCGAGAAGCAATGTGCGGTCTTCGAAGCTCTGGGTGCGGCACTATTTCAGGAGAAGCAAGGCTTCACCTGGACGCGCGGCTCGACTTGCCCGCCATCACCGTCGAATCGGCTCGTCTTCGAAACCATCGAGCAGGTCGGCCCTGAACTGTATTGTTCGATCATCGGCCGGGTCGGCGAGGGCACGCTGGATCGCAACGATGCATGGTACCGCGCACGGGCCGGGGAGATGAACTGGGCCAAGGTCTTCATGACCTACTTCGGCTCGGGAGACGAGAAGAGCTGGCTCGTCGCCAGGCAGCCAAATGGTGATCCTGTGGGCATGGTGGCAGTGTCGCCGTTCGATGACACCACCGCGACAATCGTTTTCATCGGCGTCGTCCCCAAGCATCGGGGGAACGGCTACATCGATGATCTCGTACGCGCGGGCACCCTCGCGGCCGATGCGCGGGGGTACGCCTCGATGCTCTCAGACGCGGACGTTCTAAACCGTCCGATGACATCCGCGTTCGAGCGGAACGGGCATCGCGATGACGTACGCCCCTGGCACCGCTGGCATTATCGCCTATGACGCGCACTTCGGAGGCAAGGAGCAGCGTGAATATTACCTCTTTGGTGATGGACCTGGCTCGCGACGTCGAGTACGCATGGCAGCAGGCCGATTACGACAATGTCGAACTCGCAGTGATTGCCGACCGGGCATTGGTCGAGCATGCGCTTCACGAGTCGATTTCGTGGATGGATATCGTTCGATGGGTAAACATCGAACCAAACTTACCGAAGCAACACAACATCGAGGCTACATTCGGACAACCGCCGGTGACATTGTACGAGGGTCGCCGTTTTTACATCGAGGCCCTCTTCTGGCTGGACGGGTCGCCGGCTGTTCACAGCCACTCCTTTGCCGGTGCGTTTCAAGTTTTCGAGGGTACGAGCCTACACTCGGTCTACGAATTCGAAGAGCGACAGAGAGTGAATGCGGATTTTCGCATAGGCGATATGCGCTGTACGAAGGCAGAGTATCTTCATCGCGGCGACGTCCGACGTATTCTTCCTGGAGACGAATTCATTCATTCGACGTTCCACCTCGATGTTCCCTCGGTCAGCCTGGTCGTGAGGACACGCCACTCCACGCCACGCGACTCATCTGGAGACAGACAGTTCACATTCTTTCGACCGGGTATGGCGAGGGCGTCGCATTTCCAAGACGACGCCGTCACGCGTCGCTGCCAGCTATTGAAGATGCTGGGCATGCTCGGGCACGATGATTACGACGCCGAGCTGCTACGGCTGGTCGAAGCGGATGACTTCGAGAGTATGATCCGATATCTGGAGGTCGACCTAGAGCTCCGACGTGATATCGAATCCATCGCCGCGATCCTCTCCCGGGTGGGCACGAAGCATGGAAAAAAAACGCGGTTACTGCTGCACGCAATCCTGAATTCAGCCCGAGAACAAACGATTTGTGGTCTACGCAAGACGGTGCAGGATGCTCGCCTTCGTCGTTTTCTCGCCGTGGCCATGGTCGCGTGGGATAGGAAGTCGGCCCTGGCGTTGTTGGAAGAAGGTTTTCCGAATGAATCTCCCATCGACGTAACCGTCGAATGCGCGATGCGGCTCGCGAAAGATCATCGAGATCTATCGGGTGTCCGTCTCGCATCCGATGACGCGGGAATATTGAGGGAGATATTGAGCGACAACCCTTCGAACGAGCTCATCGATCGGCAGCAGGTGGCAGCCATCCGATCGCGCCTTCTCTTTCCGTCCGTCATGGCCGTCTTCGTGAATCCGTAGCGTTCTCGCTCCGTACGCCGTTCTGGCACGGATGCTTTGCAGTTCGCAATTAGTCTGCTCACGGAGACCGAGAGCAGTAGAGGCCCGTTTTGGGCGTGACGCTCGAGGTGTCGGCCCAAGCTGGGATCGAAGTCGCGTATACGGGTGAGAACGTCTTGGATTCGTCGTTGCACGTTGATGCGTGCGCGTTCGCCAGCGAGAGCTTCTCACTCATGTCGGATGCGTGCGATCGCGTCGGTATCGCGCGAGACTCGGCTTCCTCGAGAGCATCCTCGATCGCCTCGAGCCGGCGTCGACACTCGGTTTTGGGCCTCCGCGTCGAGCCATTTGCCTGCATCGGAATGGATTACGTCCAGCGGTGCGGAGAGGTGTACGAGACGGCAGCGCAAACTCACGACCGGGCTCGCGTAGGAGCGTGGCGACGTAATGAAGTCCGTTACTGTCCCGCAAGTGCACTTCCCGACCTTCATGGTGGAGCGTCCAAAATTCACCAGGGCGTTGCAGAGCGGGTACCAGCTCGGCGCGCAGGTTGTGGGCAGCTAAACGAGAATGTCGAATTTCAGAGCAAGGAACGAAGTGCTCCGCGACGGCTTTGCCGCCATATCACCCCACGACAACGTGGAGGAATGATCATGAGCTATCGAATTTGCGGTTTGCCCGCCGAGCAGTTTGCCCACCTATTTTCTCTCTCGGCCGAGGAGCTTGCTGGGCGCGGCGTCGTTCGAGTGATTGCCGACGGTGGCTCCGGGTATCCGTGCCGTATCAGTCTCACGGACGCGGAGCCCGGGCAGGCCGTGTTGCTGACCCACTACGAGCACCACCCCGTCGATTCGCCGTTCCGGTCGAGTTACGCGATCTATGTTCGCGAAGGGGAGACGATGTATGACGAAATCGACCGAATACCGGAGCAGCTTCGAAAGCGGCTCTTGTCGGTCCGTGCCTTCGATCGACGGAGCATGCTGCTCGACGCGGATGTCATCGATGGCCCCGAGCTCGAGGGGGCCATTGCGCGATTCTTGTCGCAGGCTCGCGTGAGTTATTTGCATGTTCACTACGCCAAACCGGGTTGCTACGCCGCGCGCATCGAGCGGGCGTAATTCGGCACGCAGCGAGCATTTAGATATCCACGACTGCCAATCGGCATGTCGAATTCGCATCGAGGAAGACGGCACCCCATCGGTTGCCGTCTTGGCCGACAGCATTGCCTATTAGCGTGGGTAGATGGTGACCTCGGGTCTGCTTTTGCGTCGAGCTGACGATCGGGCTCGACAAGCTTCGTAGGATCGTCCACGACAAAGTGGCTGTCGCGATATCGCATTTCGATCCCGTTTCGACGCGACCAAAGCACGTCCATTGACCCGAGTCGTCTCAACCTCCGACCCACCAGAGGCTCCCATGGGCACCACTCAGCTCACGCAGGCACACGCCAAATCGCTCGATAACGTCCTCGCCATGATCGACGCCGGCGGTGGCAAGCACACCACGCACCCGGATCACCAGGCGTTCCTCAAACACACCGCTGAACATGGCGGCTTGGCGGAGAGTCGCTACCCCGCGCTGCACGCCGCCATCGCCAAAGCTACCGTGGCAGCAGCACCCGATACTGCAACCAAGGCGGCTCCACACAATTTCAAATCCGCCGAGAACGTGGTCTTCGTTGCGGCCAATCGCGAGACCAACAAGCTCATGGCGCGTGTGGTGCTGACCCGCACCCGGCCGGTGGCGATGATGAAAGTCACGGCCTTCGTGGCGATGAAACAGCAGGGGAGCACGGTGGTGCTCGCCCACGGTCAAGTCGTGCAGTTCGTCGGCCAGACCGTGCAGGTCGATACCGATACGGAAACCGCACTTACGGTCAAAGCCGGCACCAAGGTGACCGTGTTGACATCGTGGGTCGTCAATTACCAGGACGGTACCACCGAAATCAATTCGCATGCGGTCAGTAAGGTCGTGAAGGCGTCGACGGATCCGATCATCAAGGCACCGGTTCAGAACAAGGACCGCACCACGGGCGATCTTACGAACATCGTCATTGGCCTAGCCCGTGGATACAGCGTGGTCGGGCGCAATGCCGATGTCGATTACTGGTTCTGGCAGCACGAGCCGAATGACTTCGACATGCTCGTTCCCCTGCAGGGCTCATTCAAGCTAAAGCAAAAGCCCGCGAGCATTGGCATCAACAATCCCGCACTCGAGTTCGACCTTACGCTCGCGGAGGGCGGCAGCTCGGGCATCAATCAGCAAGATGCACAACAATACGCGAAATACTTCATGCTCGATCCCACGGACAAGACGGGGCGCACGGTCCTCTTCGACATGCACGCGACCGCCGACGACCAAGGCTCCGCGATCAACTTTGGCAAGTGCCCCTGGGTCTCCGAGACACGCTGCTTCTTCACGGCGAAAATCACCTGTGCCTATGACGATATCCTCAGCGGGGCGGAAGAAGTCGTCATTACCAGCTCGGTGTTGCCTGACCAGAACCCGCTCGACGGCATCGCCCATATCAAGCCGCTGACCTACGTCTGGCACTGCTTGGCAAAGGGCACGAAGATATTGCTCGCCGACGGCGCCACCAAGTTGGTCGAGGACATCACCAACGAGGACACGGTGATGAGCGACGGCGGCCCACGCCCTGTGCTGGCAACGCTGGCGCAACCGCACCATGGCCGGGTGCTCGTTCTTGCCTTCAACAACGGCTCGACGTTGACCGTGTCGGCCACGCACCCGATGTGCACTCCATCGGGTGCGGTCCAGGCCAGTTCGCTGAAAGTGGGTGACCGTGTGCGTGCGCACGGCGGCGAACACACGACCTTGACGTCCGTCAAGGAAGAGCGCCTTGCCGGCCACGTGCTGTACAATCTATGGCTCGACCCGACACGCCCGGGCGAGACGACGTTCGTAGCCAATGGCATCCAAGTCGGCGACTATTTGATCCAGGGCCGTCTCCTCCGCGAAGCGGCCGCCGACCCCGCCAAAGTGCGCGCCCGCCTGCACCCATCGATGCACACCGACTACGCCAGCTGGCTCGAAGACCGCTCCCAAAGGAAAGCCCACGCGCGCGGGTAATGCGCGACGAGAATGCCGTGGTGACGGCGGAATCCCGACCCCGTCACCACGGTGGCTGGGCGCCTGGAGTGCACACCATGCAGTAACGAGGTACTGCAGCTCATAACCCCGAGGCCCCGATCGAGTGATATCGTTTGCCATAGAGCCTCCCCGGTCGCATGTCTCACGGACGAGCATAGGCGAGATCGAGCCACGTTCCTCCAGCGCGTCAATCGACCGATGCTGCTCGCACGCTTTGCCAGTGACGCAATGCTCTCTCGGCGTGCCGGCTGGAAGCCGGCGCACCGCCGGCAAGATGCCGGCGCTCCATCGATGCGCACGCGAATCGAGCGTTCCTGTACGCACGCTTTGCCAGCGGCGCAATGCTCTCTCGGCGTGCCGGCTGGAAGCCGGCGCACCGCCGGCAAGATGCCGGCGCTCCATCGATGCGCACGGGAATCGACGGCGATGACCTAGCTTTGGGAAACGAAAAAGGCCCCGCCTAGGGGCCTTTTCGTTGAACAGGGTGGAGGCGCCGGGAATCGACCGTTCCTGCACGGAGGCTTTGCGGAGTGCAGGAACGGCGATGACCTAGCTATGGGAAACGAAAAAGGCCCCGCCTAGGGGCCTTTTCGTTGAACAGGGTGGAGGCGCCGGGAATCGAACCCGGGTCCGAAAATGGCACGCGACACGCTTCTACGTACGTAGCCGACGTTTTAATTTGCTCCAGGAAACGCCCATCGGCAGGCTGCTCTTGGAGCTAGTCACCTGTTTGTTTTCGCCTTGGGCCCGGTAACCCGACACTTGGCTAGCCAGCTTGTTGACGCCCTTCCGAGGGCGCTGGCGGGCCCTTCGGTTGGACGGCTTCTACTGTTTTTTAGGCAGCGAGAGCGAGTGCGTTATCGTTCGCAACTAGACGTTCCGCGGATTTTTACGTGGATCAGCGGGCCACGGTACGCTGCAATGCCGTTGACATCTCCGTCGAAGCCGATCGCCCCCGAAATGAGGTACGTCGAGACCCGGCAAGATAAAGATGCACGCCGCCGCGTCAAGAGCCTCGTTCGCTGGGCGGCGTCCCCGCCATCGCCCGCCATCCGTCAATGCGGCGCGTGCAGGCCGACCACGTTGCCCTCGCTGTCGCTGAAAAGAGCGATGAAGCCGGGATCGCCGATGTTCGTCTTCGGCAGGAGCACGTGACCGCTCGCCCCCTCGATTCGCGCGAGCACCTCGTCCAAAACCCCCGTCGCATTCAAGTACACCAGCGACCCGTTCGGGCTCGGCGCCCGGTGGCGGCTCAGCGAAAGAGCCCCGCCGACCCCTGCCTGGTCTGATGGAAAAATCGCCAGCTCGAGATCCTCGGACCTTTCCCGCTTGAGCTCGATACGGAACACCGCCTCGTAGAACCGGACCGCTCTCTCCAGATCGTTCACCGGGATCTCGAACCAGTTGACTGCGTTTTTCATACTTCGGAGCCTGCGGTGTGCCGCCGACAGCCTTCTGTCAGCTTTTTACCCAGCTCACCCCCGCCCCCGACGTTGCCCAAGCGCACTCGAGTCTTCCCGGCGACCTGCGCTGTGCTCTACGCTTTCTCACCTTGGTTACAGCAGCAGCCCGACGACCCCGAGGTTACGCCGGCACCAATCATGAGACGATTGGGTCAGACATTCTCTCGGTGCTGCGAACTCTGTCCCTACCTGAGCAAGTCTTGGGCGACGACGAAGTGCGGCGCCTGGGCGACGTGAAGCCCGACGGGTGGTACCCCATCGGCTGGCTCCTCGACTTGATGGAAAAGCTCGACGAGCGGGTCGGCTACTACGGCCTCCTGCGCATGGGACGCATGGTCTTCAGCCTCTCGCACGAGGAGCGCGTGCTCGCCTCGGCGTCCTCTGCGCGCGACATCATTTACGGCATCGACGCCATGTACCATCACGCCAACCGCGGGAGCGGCATCGGCGGGTGGAAGGTCCTGCGCTTCGAGGCCGGCTACGCGGAGCTCGAGAAGAACACGCCGCATCATTGCGTCATGGAACAAGGCATTCTCAAAGCAGCATTGGCCGCCGTGGGTGCTCCTTCCCTCGTCTCGCAGCCAACCTGTTTTCGGCAGGGCGCGATGGTCTGCGTTTATACGATTACGTCGGTCATCGTCGACGAGCGCTGGTCCGGAAAAAGCTAAGCCCCGCTTCTGTGTCCCGGCGACCGCGCGGAACGTTCCCCGCGGGACACGAGCGCAGAACCCGCCAAGGCCGAAATACCGATTATCGATCGTGGCGCGGCGGCTGCACTCCACGAGCCCCCGGAGGTCGTCATGCGCTTTCTACGCTCCTTGGGTGCGTTCTTTCGCAAAATCGGAGTCCTGTCGCGCGCCGCGGCATGGGCAACGGTACTTGGTATTCTCGAAACCGTCGGAACCGAACGAGGGCGCCGCGTGCTCGCCGTTGCGGCATTCGTCCTGGGCGCGGGAGGCCTCATGCTCCTGCGGCCCGTGCGCTCGATTCCGCCGGGCGAAATCGGTGTTCGCGCCAACCGGCTCACCGGCGGCGTCTCTACGTTGCGCGAGGGCTGGGCCATCGACATTCCGCTTTTGCACGAATTACGGCTTTTCCCCCTTCGTGACCAGATTTATCGCTCCGAACGAAGCGCCCGCGCGGATGCCGAAGCCCCCTTCCAAACCGTGGAAGGCCTCTCGATTGGCGTCGAGGTCTCCGTGCGCTATGCGCTGGATCCCGCAAAGGTCGTCTCCGTCGCCGAGCGCCCCGCCGACGTTGGACGCGAGCTCGTCGAGCCCACCGTCGACGGCGTGCTGCATCGCACCTTCGCCAAGCACACGGTGCGCGACATCTTTTCCGAAAAGCGCGCCGACATTCAAAAGGAACTCGAGGATCAGCTCAAACCGCAATTGCTTCCCGATGGTATCCTTCTGCGTTCCGTCTTCATCGGGGCCGTGGACCTCCCCAAGGAATACCGCGCGGGACTGGAATCGATGCTCGCCGAGGAGCTCTCGTCCGAGAAAATGCGCTACACGCTGGAGCTCAAAGACAAGCAGGTGCGCGAGGCCGCGCTCGAGGCCGATGCCGACAAGGTGAAACGCGAAAAGGCGGCGGAGGCCGCCGGCCTGGAGGAAATCATCGCGGCCAAGTCGCGCGCCGAGGCGATGAAGCACGTGCTCCCCTTCAAGGAGAAGGAAATCGAGCAAAAGCGGCTCGAGGCGGAGGCCGCGAAGGTGGCCCGCGTGAAGCAGGCCGAGGGCGAGGCGGATGCACGCCGCATCGAGGCTGCGGGCGAGGCGGACTCGCGCCGCAAGCTCGCCGAGGCGGAGGCCTTTCGCATCGATGCCACGGGCAAAGCGCAATCGGCGCAGCTGGAACGCGATTCGGCGCTCATTGCGAAGAATCCGCTCTTGATCCAGAAGACGGTGGCCGACAAGCTCTCCGACAAAGTGCAGGTCATCATTGCACCGCCCCAGAGCGGCTTCTTCGCGGGCGGGCTTCTCGGGCAACCGCCACCTTCGTCGCAGGCGGCCGCCAAGGCCGCGAGCCCCGCCAGCGAAGGAAGGGAATAGCCCCATGCTGCTGCCGGCCCTCGCGCTCACCGTTGCCCTCGTCGTTCAGAACCAGGTGCCCTTGCGTGCGGCCTCGCACGGGACGGCCCCGCGCCAGACCACCCTCGCTTCGGGCGATTGGCTCGAGGTGCGCGGGGAACGGCAAGGCTATCTCCAGGTGTACGATCATCGCCGCGAGCGCGCGGGCTACGTGCATCCCTCGATGGTGCGCAGCTACGCCGTCGACGAAAGCTCCGCCCCGAAGCTCGCCACGCTCGTCGATTTTTTCCGCGACGCCCCCGGGCAGGAGTCGCTCGGAATCGGCTACGTTGCCCTGTACTTGCGCGCGGCGCCGGCGGCCCAAGTCGGTGCCGACACCTTCGACGCACTGGGAACGATGGCCGAGCGGCTCGGTGTGCGCGCCTCGGCGCGCGTCGTCAAAACAGGGGACGCGGTGCTGGCCGCGCAG
It includes:
- a CDS encoding cupin-like domain-containing protein, with the protein product MKYATNRVERTHGLTADEFHERFLDRNLPIVLTDQVPRWPASRRWSIDYLIEKFGNRPVAANLHDDGMHTGHHVTLRQTTLKSVLMPMPDAPKLHSLVVHVLKLAPYLIPDFSIPTVVSPSEVQSSGFWIKPKTTTSGLHFDHQNGLLGVVRGRKRILMFSPDQVEQMYPCPIRELEDEMKRNWSSIRNVFNPDYERFPRLAEAICHEVILDEGEMLFIPKFWWHAVEHVVDMTISVNFFLRVTESDSFPLFYRDRVFIERLLAAV
- a CDS encoding GNAT family N-acetyltransferase; this encodes MEASLTDRLERKRTRYEWCFVLTRRDIDIGRVGFQVEDTCPAAFLGDLPAREAFAFGLWLPWDAPDYVEAGRFLIKEAIDTIRHDIPEAPQMVVNRETSAHPEKQCAVFEALGAALFQEKQGFTWTRGSTCPPSPSNRLVFETIEQVGPELYCSIIGRVGEGTLDRNDAWYRARAGEMNWAKVFMTYFGSGDEKSWLVARQPNGDPVGMVAVSPFDDTTATIVFIGVVPKHRGNGYIDDLVRAGTLAADARGYASMLSDADVLNRPMTSAFERNGHRDDVRPWHRWHYRL
- a CDS encoding DUF1203 domain-containing protein is translated as MSYRICGLPAEQFAHLFSLSAEELAGRGVVRVIADGGSGYPCRISLTDAEPGQAVLLTHYEHHPVDSPFRSSYAIYVREGETMYDEIDRIPEQLRKRLLSVRAFDRRSMLLDADVIDGPELEGAIARFLSQARVSYLHVHYAKPGCYAARIERA
- a CDS encoding Hint domain-containing protein; its protein translation is MGTTQLTQAHAKSLDNVLAMIDAGGGKHTTHPDHQAFLKHTAEHGGLAESRYPALHAAIAKATVAAAPDTATKAAPHNFKSAENVVFVAANRETNKLMARVVLTRTRPVAMMKVTAFVAMKQQGSTVVLAHGQVVQFVGQTVQVDTDTETALTVKAGTKVTVLTSWVVNYQDGTTEINSHAVSKVVKASTDPIIKAPVQNKDRTTGDLTNIVIGLARGYSVVGRNADVDYWFWQHEPNDFDMLVPLQGSFKLKQKPASIGINNPALEFDLTLAEGGSSGINQQDAQQYAKYFMLDPTDKTGRTVLFDMHATADDQGSAINFGKCPWVSETRCFFTAKITCAYDDILSGAEEVVITSSVLPDQNPLDGIAHIKPLTYVWHCLAKGTKILLADGATKLVEDITNEDTVMSDGGPRPVLATLAQPHHGRVLVLAFNNGSTLTVSATHPMCTPSGAVQASSLKVGDRVRAHGGEHTTLTSVKEERLAGHVLYNLWLDPTRPGETTFVANGIQVGDYLIQGRLLREAAADPAKVRARLHPSMHTDYASWLEDRSQRKAHARG
- a CDS encoding VOC family protein, encoding MKNAVNWFEIPVNDLERAVRFYEAVFRIELKRERSEDLELAIFPSDQAGVGGALSLSRHRAPSPNGSLVYLNATGVLDEVLARIEGASGHVLLPKTNIGDPGFIALFSDSEGNVVGLHAPH
- a CDS encoding prohibitin family protein, with the translated sequence MRFLRSLGAFFRKIGVLSRAAAWATVLGILETVGTERGRRVLAVAAFVLGAGGLMLLRPVRSIPPGEIGVRANRLTGGVSTLREGWAIDIPLLHELRLFPLRDQIYRSERSARADAEAPFQTVEGLSIGVEVSVRYALDPAKVVSVAERPADVGRELVEPTVDGVLHRTFAKHTVRDIFSEKRADIQKELEDQLKPQLLPDGILLRSVFIGAVDLPKEYRAGLESMLAEELSSEKMRYTLELKDKQVREAALEADADKVKREKAAEAAGLEEIIAAKSRAEAMKHVLPFKEKEIEQKRLEAEAAKVARVKQAEGEADARRIEAAGEADSRRKLAEAEAFRIDATGKAQSAQLERDSALIAKNPLLIQKTVADKLSDKVQVIIAPPQSGFFAGGLLGQPPPSSQAAAKAASPASEGRE